The following proteins come from a genomic window of Salvia hispanica cultivar TCC Black 2014 chromosome 4, UniMelb_Shisp_WGS_1.0, whole genome shotgun sequence:
- the LOC125218495 gene encoding cytochrome c oxidase assembly protein COX15-like yields the protein MIDNRLLLLLRKSRSVALKFSSSNSTRCNTFSPHFQLSVEPQSRFYSSFQRIIPGASVTRSLVGRGLRSLLQNDIKNFCKPSFRNFSNSASISSKSTGGVKLLVTAGPKAQKAVGIWLFVSAAWVFSMVVLGGVTRLTRSGLSMTDWKFTGGLPPMSDDEWLVEFEKYKQSPEYKRINKGMNLDDFKFIYWMEYAHRMWGRALGIMFALPFSYFLRKGYITVGLGLRLSGLFALGAGQGLIGWWMVKSGLEEPPSEYTEPRVSPYRLAAHLTSAFAIYTGLLWTALSVVMPEPLAAESRVWVQGAAKVKRIALPVSILVGVTAVSGAFVAGNDAGRAYNTFPKMGDTWIPDDVLVLKPLIRNFFENTATVQLDHRILATASLCAIGGLWFYTRKLDLHPAIRSLIGSTMGMVALQVTLGVTTLLSYVPVSLGSAHQAGALTLLTFMILLNHTLRRPSLQLLKTLPSVVKAP from the exons ATGATCGATAATCGATTGCTTCTACTGTTACGAAAGTCCAGATCCGTAGCCCTCAAATTTTcctcatcaaattccacaaGATGCAATACATTTTCCCCACATTTTCAACTCTCAGTTGAGCCACAATCCAGATTTTATTCCTCGTTTCAAAGAATTATCCCTGGAGCCTCGGTCACACGAAGCTTAGTCGGCCGTGGTTTAAGATCGTTGCTTCAAAATGATATTAAG AACTTCTGTAAACCCTCATTCAGAAATTTCTCCAATTCGGCATCAATTTCTTCGAAAAGTACCGGAGGGGTGAAGCTTCTGGTCACTGCTGGGCCCAAAGCTCAGAAAGCAGTTGGTATCTGGCTTTTTGTTTCTGCTGCTTGGGTCTTCAGTATGGTGGTACTTGGCGGTGTCACTAGGCTGACTAGATCCGGCCTTTCAATGACTGATTGGAAATTCACTGGTGGTCTTCCTCCTATGTCGGATGATGAATGGCTAGTCgaatttgaaaaatacaagCAATCACCTGAATACAAACG AATAAATAAAGGGATGAATCTTGATGATTTTAAGTTCATATATTGGATGGAGTACGCCCACCGTATGTGGGGAAGAGCATTGGGCATAATGTTTGCACTTCCTTTCTCGTACTTCCTCCGAAAAGGATATATTACAGTTGGACTGGGACTTAGGCTCTCTGGACTATTTGCTCTTGGTGCTGGACAGGGACTAATTGGGTGGTGGATGGTCAAGAGTGGTTTAGAG GAACCCCCCTCTGAGTATACTGAACCACGAGTTAGCCCTTACCGCCTTGCAGCTCATTTGACATCAGCATTTGCTATTTACACTGGGTTGTTATGGACTGCTCTTTCCGTTGTTATGCCCGAACCCCTTGCAGCAGAATCTAGAGTGTGGGTTCAGGGGGCAGCAAAAGTCAAGCGTATTGCACTTCCTGTTAGCATTCTAGTTGGGGTAACTGCTGTATCGGGAGCATTTGTTGCTGGCAATGATGCA GGACGTGCCTATAATACTTTCCCGAAGATGGGTGACACATGGATTCCAGATGATGTACTGGTCCTGAAGCCGCTGATACGCAATTTCTTTGAGAATACCGCAACAGTGCAG CTCGACCATCGAATACTTGCTACTGCATCATTATGCGCTATTGGTGGCTTGTGGTTTTATACAAGGAAACTCGATCTACATCCTGCAATACGGTCTTTGATAGGAAGCACAATGGGTATGGTTGCCCTTCAG GTTACCCTGGGGGTTACAACTCTTCTGTCATATGTCCCAGTTTCACTAGGCTCTGCCCATCAAGCTGGAGCTCTAACTCTTCTAACCTTTATGATTCTTCTCAACCATACTCTGCGTCGGCCTTCGTTGCAACTTCTCAAGACTCTCCCTTCTGTTGTGAAAGCACCCTAG
- the LOC125218018 gene encoding ACT domain-containing protein ACR12, protein MAISKAISISISSVAALPPTFASAPRLCPPNPNSNFYYSVIPPINLSTKRNVGLMCASIDGVDSFGSMSLKSQEENDSIPMPIVLIDQDSDPEATIVQVSFGDRLGALLDTMKALKDLGLDVMKGTVTTENSVKQTKFFITRASGRKVEDPDLLEGIRLTILNNLLKYHPESSERLALGEVFGITSPEEKVPVNIATHIQLKADGPRRSLLCIETADRPGLLLEVMKIMNDINVNVESAEIETEGLVAKDSFHVSYGGAALNSSLSQVLVNCLRYYLRTPETEEDSY, encoded by the exons ATGGCGATCTCGAAAGCCATCTCCATCTCAATCTCATCCGTCGCGGCCCTTCCGCCGACTTTCGCTTCCGCACCCAGATTATGTCCACCGAAtccaaattctaatttttactATTCAGTCATACCTCCAATTAATCTGTCCACCAAAAG GAATGTGGGGTTGATGTGTGCCTCTATTGATGGAGTGGACTCATTTGGTTCAATGTCGCTG AAATCTCAGGAGGAGAATGATTCTATTCCTATGCCTATTGTTCTCATAGATCAAGATTCTGATCCTGAGGCAACTATTGTGCAAGTCAGTTTTGGAGATCGCCTCGGTGCCCTACTTGATACG ATGAAGGCACTAAAAGACTTGGGTTTGGATGTCATGAAGGGAACTGTTACAACAGAGAACTCagtcaaacaaacaaaattttttatcaCAAG GGCATCGGGGCGTAAAGTGGAAGACCCTGATCTCTTGGAAGGGATTCGTCTGACAATTCTCAACAACTTACTAAAGTATCATCCA GAGTCCAGCGAACGGCTTGCTCTAGGTGAAGTTTTTGGAATAACATCACCAGAAGAAAAG GTTCCTGTCAATATCGCAACTCACATACAGCTTAAGGCCGATGGACCTCGGAGAAG CTTGCTCTGCATAGAGACAGCAGATCGTCCAGGGCTCCTGCTGGAGGTGATGAAAATCATGAACGATATCAATGTAAACGTTGAATCTGCAGAGATAGAAACAGAG GGGCTGGTGGCCAAGGACTCGTTTCATGTCAGTTATGGAGGGGCTGCATTGAACAGCTCCTTGTCTCAG GTTCTTGTGAATTGCTTGCGTTACTACCTGCGGACGCCAGAGACGGAAGAGGATAGCTATTAG
- the LOC125224117 gene encoding germin-like protein subfamily 3 member 2: MMLKITALLGILLYTCLLVSASDSDPLQDFCIPRPELSPLFVSCKNSSLVTVDDFVYSGIKASGDTSKTGFSSIPVSASVFPGLNTLGMSLVRADFEPGGINVPHYHPRATEVAFVVEGRIYSGFVDSENRVFAKVLDKGEVMVFPKGLLHFQMNVGKARATIIGSFNSQNPGLVRIPSAVFGSAIKEELLEKVFGLNDRELAKLRKKLLTIKV, translated from the coding sequence atgatgttaaAAATAACAGCATTGCTTGGTATTCTCCTATACACATGCCTCCTAGTCTCAGCTTCTGATTCAGATCCACTGCAAGACTTCTGCATCCCCAGACCCGAACTCTCGCCCCTCTTTGTCTCCTGCAAGAACTCATCCCTTGTCACGGTGGATGACTTCGTATACTCCGGCATAAAAGCCTCAGGAGACACGAGCAAGACGGGATTCTCATCAATCCCAGTTAGTGCAAGCGTCTTCCCTGGCCTCAACACATTAGGCATGTCCCTTGTCCGTGCAGACTTTGAGCCCGGTGGCATCAACGTGCCACATTATCATCCAAGAGCAACTGAGGTAGCATTCGTGGTGGAGGGAAGAATCTATTCGGGCTTTGTGGATTCAGAGAACCGCGTATTTGCTAAGGTTCTTGACAAGGGAGAGGTCATGGTGTTTCCTAAAGGTTTGCTGCATTTCCAGATGAATGTAGGCAAGGCGCGGGCCACAATCATTGGGAGCTTCAACAGCCAGAATCCTGGTTTAGTGAGAATCCCATCTGCTGTGTTTGGATCGGCCATTAAAGAAGAGCTTTTGGAGAAGGTCTTTGGGTTGAATGATAGAGAATTGGCTAAGCTGAGAAAGAAACTTCTTACTATTAAGGTATAG
- the LOC125223694 gene encoding uncharacterized protein LOC125223694, giving the protein MGNCLGTRKKSPAEISPSELISRPSELISRPSELIKPAPVIKLYGHPDSFATSHIRLALSYKPVTLQFVPSDAQANPTIMYQSDVVTGSVEEILRYLDEKFPDSPVEVVWGWCGAKTPAVVWVVMLQHRSMKWHLERMVKWAEDMGARGGNASGDPSMGSPRMEVKKFGKSYSHLHQLLLEHAQMEEMVMFQILESADRGLCKSANEDHARDLPMMNGVKEEIKIIGVMNVGSPDYQEALTRLLSRLNKLKENCKQHFEEEERELLPLMEATELNKLQQEKVLQQSLDAMRETHSHLFRFFMEGLCPQDGMHYFGLIKRYCDNARVSLMLHMMVD; this is encoded by the exons ATGGGGAATTGTTTGGGGACTAGGAAGAAATCGCCGGCGGAGATCTCGCCTTCGGAGCTGATATCTCGGCCATCGGAGCTGATATCTCGGCCATCAGAGCTGATAAAGCCAGCGCCGGTGATTAAGCTGTACGGACACCCGGACAGCTTCGCGACCTCCCACATACGATTAGCCCTCTCGTACAAGCCGGTGACGCTCCAATTCGTGCCCTCCGACGCCCAAGCAAACCCTACGATTATGTACCAATCCGACGTGGTGACGGGATCGGTGGAGGAGATTCTCCGGTACCTGGACGAGAAGTTCCCGGACTCGCCGGTGGAGGTGGTGTGGGGGTGGTGCGGGGCGAAGACGCCGGCGGTGGTGTGGGTGGTGATGCTGCAGCACAGGAGCATGAAGTGGCATCTGGAGAGGATGGTGAAGTGGGCGGAGGACATGGGGGCGCGTGGGGGGAACGCGAGTGGGGATCCGTCGATGGGCAGCCCTAGGATGGAGGTTAAGAAGTTTGGCAAGAGCTACTCGCACCTGCACCAGCTGTTGCTCGAGCACGCGCAGATGGAGGAGATGGTCATGTTTCAGATCCTTGAATCCGCCGATCGAG GGCTGTGCAAATCTGCGAATGAGGATCACGCAAGAGACCTGCCTATGATGAATGGTGTAAAAGAGGAGATTAAGATAATAGGAGTTATGAATGTCGGAAGCCCCGACTACCAAGAGGCCCTCACTCGCCTTTTGTCCCGTCTCAACAAATTAAAG GAAAACTGCAAGCAACACTTTGAAGAGGAGGAACGAGAGCTGCTGCCACTAATGGAGGCTACGGAGCTGAATAAGCTGCAGCAAGAGAAAGTGCTGCAACAATCCCTGGATGCAATGCGTGAGACGCACTCTCACTTGTTCCGTTTCTTTATGGAAGGGCTGTGCCCTCAAGATGGCATGCACTACTTTGGCTTGATCAAGAGATACTGCGACAATGCTCGAGTATCGCTTATGCTGCACATGATGGTTGATTAG
- the LOC125185361 gene encoding uncharacterized protein LOC125185361, translated as MVSKQLLFVLMALFFLQLSATSLARVEKMKKNDEGRGRAVNKFSHGNPGASGGRGARNGGSHVPTGGGVTPLYAAAAGGGTNNHHPHRGGGNRGTGPETLAIITFACFLILLSIN; from the exons ATGGTAAGCAAACAACTGCTATTTGTGCTCATGGCTCTCTTTTTCCTTCAACTATCTGCAACTTCTCTAG CAAGAGttgaaaagatgaagaaaaatgatgaaggaagaggaagagcAGTTAACAAATTTAGCCACGGCAATCCTGGGGCTTCCGGCGGGAGAGGGGCAAGAAATGGAGGATCACACGTGCCCACTGGGGGTGGTGTGACGCCGCTGTATGCAGCAGCTGCCGGTGGAGGTACTAACAACCACCACCCTCACCGCGGCGGAGGAAACCGAGGCACAGGGCCGGAGACATTGGCCATAATTACATTTGCATGCTTTTTAATTCTACTCTCTATTAATTGA
- the LOC125221228 gene encoding uncharacterized protein LOC125221228 produces MMDGNSRFDLMSASPDTNFAGNYQSSQRGYTSPSLGRSSSFREGSESRNISSGKANSRGSVISPGDVPSLSQCLILEPIVMGDPRHARYGELRRVLSNSVGSNLEENSFGLAHLKNSPPAAVEELKRLRASVADTCFKASGRARKFDEHLNKLSKYVEALPSKKPQQLRNEQLSNERSSGATLKISQIHRNSSELGSQKFDVRSKNVGLSKRSRTSTNEPRAECRNNAVQRQPMTVTKERDFLKDNNAEPDMVEEKIRRLPAGGEGWDKKMKRKRSVGAVSSRSMDNDGELKRNMHNKLSMDSSLLPADSSHGFRSGASGGGNKLEPMPSSTGSTPRVTFKSEQEKSMLSRDVSGGPIKERPLGKVNVKLNNREENHTMSSSPIVKGKASRAPRSGSMSAANAPRVTGTLESWEQGQVVTKNTSNGGPNNRKRPLPSGSSSPPITQWGGQRPQKMSRTRRTNLIPVSNNDEMQMQSEGCSPTEFGPRISIGGINTSLLTKSIANGSQNFKVKSENISSPARLSESEESGAGDNIINDKCVGSRDLEERTANAGQSVGPSTIPIKKNKIVAKEDITDGVRRQGRSGRVSPFSRASISPTREKMDNVVPTKPLRIARSGSEKSGSKSGRPLKKLSDRRNFSRLGHVTNGGSPDCSGESDDDREELLAVANLARTSSFKACSSAFWKTFEALFASIGQDEKSYSSQQLKLAEESCTSLAQNQSNGDFDQDDYRRVAMPASGSASLDRMDSVEQRPNSFIHGCSDAEKSFCSTPLYQRVLSALIMEDEIEEFEETGFGRLRNSANNSYILSETESQRANNLEFSEPIIGAQTRKNGNAHKIFPCNGNMDVDRSPTALDYMCNGDLTQKDGFMHSEVEVLVRLSRFEHTPQSVLPNNSSISSLNFQYEQMGVEEKLVVELESIGLFLEAVPALVDKEDEGINHEIARLEKGLLEQVRKKKTCLDKIDKAIQEENGMRRDPEQVAMDKLVESSYKKLLKKELSLYDVGGSVFRASSGLGMSGGAKGKRSERDRDSSKNGRLSMGGAKGERKTKTKPKQKTAQLSMSGVNKINETGSEVANNRRKDVRFMSSGNAPPEPSKDAADFSALPLDNIDGIEELGVDGDTGAPQDLNSWFNFEVDGEEHDDVVGLEIPMDDLSDLLIF; encoded by the exons ATGATGGATGGAAACtcaagatttgatttgatgTCAGCCAGTCCAGATACTAATTTTGCTGGTAACTACCAGAGTAGCCAGAGGGGATACACTTCTCCCTCTTTGGGTCGGTCTTCAAGTTTCAGAGAAGGTTCAGAGAGTAGGAATATTTCTTCTGGGAAGGCTAATTCTAGGGGTAGTGTGATTTCACCTGGAGATGTGCCCTCATTATCTCAATGCCTAATCTTGGAGCCAATTGTTATGGGTGATCCAAGACATGCTCGGTATGGTGAGTTGAGGAGGGTTCTGAGTAACTCAGTTGGGAGCAATTTGGAGGAAAACTCTTTTGGACTTGCTCATCTAAAGAATTCACCTCCAGCAGCTGTTGAGGAGCTAAAACGATTAAGAGCTAGTGTTGCAGATACTTGTTTCAAAGCCAG TGGGCGAGCTAGAAAGTTCGATGAGCATTTGAATAAGTTGAGCAAATATGTTGAGGCCTTGCCCTCAAAGAAGCCTCAGCAGCTGCGGAATGAGCAGTTGTCAAATGAAAGATCTAGTGGTGCAACCTTGAAGATATCTCAGATACATCGGAACTCTTCGGAATTAGGGAGTCAGAAATTTGATGTCCGGTCTAAGAATGTTGGTCTCAGTAAGCGGTCACGTACCTCAACAAATGAACCCCGG GCAGAATGCAGGAATAACGCAGTACAGCGGCAGCCTATGACAGTGACAAAAGAAAGAGACTTTCTTAAAGATAATAATGCAGAACCTGATATGGTTGAGGAAAAAATAAGAAGGTTACCTGCTGGTGGAGAAGGATGggataagaaaatgaaaaggaaacGCTCTGTTGGTGCAGTGTCTTCAAGATCCATGGACAATGATGGTGAACTGAAACGGAACATGCATAATAAGCTTTCTATGGATTCTAGTCTGCTCCCTGCTGATTCTTCACATGGTTTCAG ATCAGGGGCTTCTGGTGGTGGTAACAAGCTAGAGCCTATGCCATCTTCAACTGGTTCTACTCCCCGTGTAACCTTCAAAAGTgaacaagaaaaatcaatGCTCTCAAGGGATGTGTCAGGGGGACCAATAAAGGAGCGACCCCTGGGAAAAGTAAATGTTAA GTTGAATAATCGCGAGGAGAACCATACCATGTCGTCTAGCCCAATAGTTAAAGGAAAGGCTTCAAGGGCACCTAGGAGTGGCTCTATGTCTGCTGCTAATGCTCCTCGCGTGACTGGAACTTTGGAGAGTTGGGAACAGGGTCAAGTTGTGACTAAAAACACTTCCAATGGTGGGCCTAACAATCGCAAGCGTCCCTTACCTTCCGGATCATCCTCTCCCCCAATAACTCAATGGGGTGGTCAGAGGCCACAGAAAATGTCACGAACAAGGAGAACAAATCTGATTCCAGTATCAAACAATGATGAAATGCAGATGCAATCTGAAGGGTGTTCTCCTACAGAGTTTGGTCCAAGGATAAGTATTGGTGGGATCAACACTTCACTTCTTACCAAGAGCATCGCTAATGGGAgccaaaattttaaagtaaaatctgaaaatatttcatctccAGCCAGATTGTCTGAAAGTGAAGAATCCGGTGCTGGTGATAAcataataaatgataaatgtgTGGGAAGTAGGGATCTGGAAGAAAGGACTGCAAATGCAGGCCAGAGTGTTGGACCATCAACAATCCctattaaaaagaataaaattgttGCCAAAGAAGATATTACTGATGGTGTGAGAAGGCAAGGGAGGAGTGGACGAGTATCACCGTTTTCTAGGGCTAGTATTTCACCaacaagagaaaaaatggataatgTGGTGCCAACCAAGCCTCTGCGAATTGCAAGGTCTGGTTCTGAGAAGAGTGGGAg TAAGTCAGGCCGTCCTTTGAAGAAGCTTTCAGACCGCAGAAACTTTTCTCGCCTTGGCCATGTGACAAATGGGGGATCCCCGGATTGCAGTG GGGAATCAGATGATGATCGTGAAGAACTCTTGGCAGTCGCTAATCTGGCCCGCACCTCTAGCT TCAAAGCATGTTCAAGTGCCTTCTGGAAAACATTTGAGGCCTTGTTTGCTTCTATAGGTCAAGATGAAAAATCATACTCATCACAACAG CTAAAATTGGCTGAAGAGTCATGTACAAGTTTGGCTCAGAACCAGAGCAATGGGGATTTCGATCAG gATGATTATCGCCGTGTAGCTATGCCAGCTTCTGGCTCTGCTTCTTTGGATAGGATGGATTCTGTTGAGCAACGCCCTAATTCCTTTATACATGGGTGCTCAGATGCAGAGAAAAGCTTTTGCAGTACTCCACTTTATCAGAGAGTACTATCTGCTCTTATTATggaagatgaaattgaagagtTTGAAGAAACTGGATTTGGTAGACTAAGGAACTCGGCTAATAATTCATACATCCTCTCTGAAACTGAAAGTCAGCGTGCGAATAACTTAGAATTCTCTGAGCCAATAATTGGGGCTCAAACAAGGAAAAATGGCAATGCACATAAGATTTTTCCTTGTAATGGGAATATGGATGTTGATAGGAGCCCTACTGCACTAGACTATATGTGTAATGGTGATCTGACACAAAAAGATGGTTTCATGCACTCAGAGGTTGAAGTTTTGGTTAGGCTTTCAAGATTTGAGCATACTCCACAAAGCGTGCTGCCAAATAATAGCAGCATTTCTTccttaaattttcaatatgaGCAGATGGGTGTTGAAGAAAAGCTTGTAGTAGAACTGGAGAGCATTGGCCTGTTCCTGGAAGCTGTG CCTGCACTGGTTGACAAAGAAGATGAGGGAATCAACCATGAAATTGCTAGGTTGGAGAAGGGACTTCTTGAACAG GTtaggaagaagaaaacatgCTTGGATAAAATAGATAAGGCTATTCAAGAAGAAAATGGCATGAGAAG GGACCCTGAGCAGGTTGCAATGGACAAGCTTGTTGAGTCGAGCTATAAGAAACTTCTG aaaaaggaacTGTCGCTCTACGATGTAGGTGGTTCTGTCTTCCGAGCTTCGTCTGGTCTAGGCATGTCTGGCGGTGCAAAGGGAAAGAGAAGCGAAAGGGATAGGGATTCAAGCAAGAACGGAAGGCTGTCCATGGGTGGCGCCAAGGGCGAGCGCAAAACAAAAACGAAACCCAAGCAGAAAACCGCTCAGCTTTCCATGTCTGGAGTCAATAAAATCAACGAGACAGGCAGTGAAGTAGCAAACAACAGGAGAAAAGATGTTAGATTCATGTCTTCCGGTAATGCCCCTCCCGAGCCATCGAAAGACGCGGCTGACTTCTCAGCTCTGCCCCTCGACAACATCGACGGGATAGAAGAGCTAGGCGTGGACGGTGACACAGGCGCACCGCAGGATCTCAATTCTTGGTTCAATTTCGAAGTGGACGGTGAAGAACACGACGACGTCGTCGGCCTCGAGATACCCATGGATGACCTCTCAGACCTACTCATCTTCTGA